A window of Gemmobacter sp. genomic DNA:
TGCGCCAGCATGCGGCCCTGCGGGTCGAACACGCCCGCCGACAGGTCGCCCGCCTCGCGTACAGAGGTGGAAAAGGCGGTGCGCAGCAGGGTCATCGCCTGTTCTTCCACCACGGAAATCAGGCGGTTCCACATCACCTGCATGTGGATTTCGCGGGTCTGGTCCTGAGGGTGATCAAGCATCACACGATCTCCTTGCGCAGCATCAGAAGCGAGCCGTCGGATTGCATCACCACATCGAAAGGCGCGGTGACGACGGTCGAGGTTTCACGCTCGACCACCACGGCAGGGCCTGCCACCCGGTCCCCGGGGGCCAGCGTCTCGCGTGCGACAATGCCGGTCGGCAGCGGGCGGGCCGAGGACGGATCAAAGACCGCGCGGCTTTGCGGGGCGGCCACGCGGCGGCGGCCGTGGGTCAGCGTTGCGGGTTCCGGCGCCGGGCGCACGTCGGCGGCCTTGACCGAGATGGTCACGATCTCGATTTCCAGCCCCGACAACCCGTCGATGGCGCGGCCGAAGAAACGGGCATAGGCCGACAGGAACCCGTCGCGGATCAGCGCCACATCGGCGGCGGTAAAGGGACGGTCGGGCAGCGGCACCGGAATTTCCCAGCCCTGCCCGCGATAGCGCATGAAGGCCACGATCTCGGCCACGATCACGCCATCGGTGCCCTGCCGGACGAAACCTTCGGCGGTGGCCTTCAGATCGCCGATCAGCGCGTTGAAGGCGGCGGGGTCAAAGGCCGACAGCCCGATGATGCGCGAGGCAAGGGATTCATAGCCGAACGGCGCCTTGAGGAACCCGATGGCCGACCCCACCCCCGCCCCCGGCGGAATCAGACAGCGGTCGATGCCCAGCTTTTCGCACAGCCGCGCGGCGTGCAGCGGCGCCGCGCCGCCAAAGGCCACCATCATGTTGTCCGAAATGTTCTTGCCGTTTTCCACCGCATGAACGCGGGCGGCATTGGCCATGTTTTCATCCACCACCTCGCCGATGCCAAAGGCGGCGGCTTCGGTGCCCAGCTTCAGGCGGCGGCCCACCTCACGGTCGATGGCGCCTTCGGCATTGGCGACCGACAGCTTGATCGCACCCCCGGCGAAATTGTCGGGATCCAGCTTGCCCAGCACAAGGTCGGCATCGGTAATCGCCGGGCGCAGCCCGCCGCGCTGATAGCAGGCCGGGCCGGGTTCCGAGGCCGCCGATTCCGGCCCGGTCTGGATGCGGCCCATGGCATCAACCCAGGCGATGGACCCGCCGCCTGCCCCGATCTCGATCATCTCGATCACCGGAATGGAAATCGGCATGCCAGAGCCCTTGGCAAAGCGGGTGGTCCGCGCCACCTCAAACGTGCGGGCGGTTTTCGGGGCGTACTCCTCGATCAGGCAGATCTTGGCGGTGGTGCCGCCCATGTCATAGCTGACCACCTTTTCCAGCCCGAACCGCCGGGCCACATCGGCGGCAAAGATCGCGCCACCCGCCGGGCCGGATTCCACCAGCCGCACCGGGAATTCCGCCGCCGTATCCACCGAAACCAGCCCGCCGCCCGAATGGATCATGAACACCGGGCAGCCCGCGCCCTTGTCCTTCAGCCGCACCTGAAGGCGATCCAGATAGCTGGCCATCTGGGGGCGCACATAGGCATTGGCGCAGACGGTGTTGAACCGCTCGAACTCGCGCATCTGGGGCGAGACTTCGGAGGAAATCGAGATCGGCAGGCCCACCTTGGCCGCAATGATCTGGCGCGCGCGCTGTTCATGCGCAGGGTTCAGGTAGGAATGGATGAACCCGATGGCCACCGCCCCATAGCCGCCGGCCGCGATCCGGTCGGCAATGGCATGCAGCGCCGCCTCGTCCAGCGGGGCCAGCTCCTGCCCCTGCGCACCGATCCGGCCCGCCACGGTATAGCGGTCTTCGCGCGGGACCAGCGGGGTTGGCAGGGTCAGGTTCAGGTCATACTGGTCAAAGCGGCTTTCGGTCCGCATCTCGATGACATCGCGGAACCCTTCGGTGGTGACGAAAGCCGTCTTTGCCCCCCGCCGTTCGATCAGCGCATTGGTCGCCAGCGTGGTGCCGTGAATGACGATCTCCAGATCGCCATAGCCCACGCCCGCCTGGTCCAGCACCACATCCATCCCGTCCAGAATGGCCTGTTCGGGGGCGGCGTAGTTGGTCAGCACCTTGGTGGAATACATCGTGCCCCGGCAATCCAGCGCGATGTCGGTAAAGGTGCCGCCAATGTCGGCCCCCAGTCGGATGGCGGAAGTCATGCGGTTTCCTTTGCTTTCAGCGCAGCGGCGCGCATCTGGCTGAGCGTCTGGCGCGGCGTCAGTGCCTCGGGGGAAATGTCCAGGTCCAGCACCGCCCCGCTGCCCGAGGCCATGGCGCGGGCAAAGGCGGCGGGGAAATCCTCGGTCCGGGCCACGCGTTCGGCATGCATGCCATAGGCGCGGGCCAGCGCGACGAAATCGGGGTTCACCATATCGGTCCCCGAAACGCGGGCAGGATAGTGGCGTTCCTGATGGGCGCGGATCGTGCCGTAGATGCCGTTGTTCAGCAGCAGCACGATGGGCTGCGCGCCGTATTGCAGGGCGGTGGCCAGTTCCTGACAGTTCATCTGGAAATCGCCGTCGCCGGCAAAGCACACCACGGTGCGCGCGGGATCCGCGACCTTGGCGGCAATCGCGGCGGGCAGGCCATAGCCCATGGCGCCCGACTGCGGCGCCAGCAGGCGGGCCTTGGGCCCGAACTTGTAGAACTTGTTCGGCCAGACGGTAAAGTTGCCCGCGCCATTGGTCAGCACCGCATCCGCAGGCAGCACATCGCGCAGATGGGCGGTGACGACGCCCATGTCGACGGGCGAGGGCTGCGGCGGCAGGTCGAACCCCGCCTCCCACTCGGCCCGGGCCTGTGCGCGCCAGGCGGCCCAGCTGCCGTTGACCGGGGCCAGCGCGGCGGCAAAGGCGTTGGGCCCGGCCTGGATGCCCAGGGTCGGCTGATAGATCTTGCCGATCTCGCGATCCGACCCATGCACATGGATCAGCCTCTGCACCGGCACCGGCACCTGCAACAGGGTGTAGCCATCGGTCGTCATCTCGCCAAAGCGGATGTTGATGGCCAGGATCGTGTCCGCCTGGGTGATCAGGCGGCGCACATGGGCGGGCATGCCCACCCCGGCCTCTCCGGCAAAGACGGGCGAGAAATTGTCGAACTGGTCCTGATAGCGGAAGGCGGCGATCACGGGAATGTCGCTGGCCTCGGCAAAGGCTTGCAGCGCCTGTTGCCCGGCCCCGGTCCAGTTGCAGCCCCCCATCAGGATCAGCGGGCGCGCGGCGGCCGACAGCAGGGCGCGCAGCTCGGCCATGGTGGCGGCATCGGGGGCAGGTTCGGCCACCCGGGCGGCGCCGGTCAGCGGCAGGGCGGCGGTCTGGCTGGTCAGCATGTTTTCCGGCAACGCGATCACCACGGGGCCGGGGCGGCCGGTCAGCGCGGTGGTCCAGGCGCGGGCCAGGATTTCGGGGATGCGGTCAACATCGTCGATTTCCACCGCCCATTTCGCCATGGTGCCAAAGACCGCGCGATAGTCGATTTCCTGAAACGCCTCGCGCCCCATCATGTCGGTGCCGACCTGGCCGACGAACAGGATCATCGGCGCGCTGTCCTGCATGGCCGTATGCACCCCGATCGAGGCATTGGTCACGCCCGGCCCCCGGGTGACCATGCAGATACCCGGGCTGCCCGTCAGCTTGCCCCAGGCGGCGGCCATGAAGGCCGCGCCGCCCTCGTTCCGGCAATTGATGAAATCAAGCCGGCCTTTCGTATCGTGCAGCGCATCCAGCACGTCCAGATAGCTTTCCCCCGGCACGCCAAACGCCCGAGAGGCCCCCAGCGCCACCAGACTTTCCACCAGCACCTGCCCGCCGCTACGTTGCATCGCATCATCCCTTTCGTCACCGCGCCCGGATCCCCGGCGCGAGAGGTTCTGGCCCCATCTTGGCAAGCGCGCGGCGCGCGGAAAACAAACTTCGCTGCTGGAATGACAATTAGAACTTTCCTGTCCGCCGCAGGCGGCAGCCCCCTGCACCCGAATGGCAAAAAGGGCCGCACCCGGTGACGGGGGCGGCCCGGATTGGGCAAGGCCAGGGCGATCAGCGGTTTCGGAACCGTGCCACCAGATCGTCCGATCCGCGCGCCAGCAGGCCAAGGTCGGACCCGACCGCCACCATGGTAAACCCCGCCGCCAGATAGCGGTCCGCATCGGCCTGTTGCGGGGCAAGGATGCCCGCCGCCTTGCCATGATCCTGCGCCGCCTTCAGCACTTGCGCGATGGCCGCCTGCACCGGGGCCGCGCCGGGGTTGCCCATGGCGCCCATGTTGGCCGACAGATCGCCCGGCCCGACGAACAGCGCATCCACCCCCGGCACGGCGGCAATCGCGGCCGCATTCGCCACGCCGGTTTCGCATTCGATCTGCACCGCCAGCAGCTGCTGGTCGCGCGCCGTGGCATGGTAGTTCCTGATCCGGCCAAAGGCATTGGCCCGGTGCCCCATCGAAAAGCCCCGGATGCCGGCGGGCGCATAGCTCATGGCCGCCACGATGGCGCGGGCCTGATCGGCGGTGCGCACGTTCGGCACCATCAGGCTGCGGGCGCCACCATCCATCATCTGCTTGATCAGGTTGGGATCGTCCGAGGGAATGCGCACCGCCGCCTCGCAGGTCGGAAAGGCCGCCGCGACCTGCAATTGCGCCACGATGCTGCGCAGATCGTTCGGGCTGTGTTCGCCGTCGATCAGAATCCAGTCGGCGCCCGAACCGGCGACAATCTCGGTCGTCAGGGCATTGGCCAGCGAACACCACACCCCGATGGCCGGCGTTCCGGCGACCAGCGCCTGTTTCAGCACGTTCCGACGTTCCTGCATGATCCGCTCCCCCTGGGTCATCTTGTATGTTGTCATACAACTAAGCACCATGATAGACAAGCGCAACGCCGCAGGAAAGGGACAGGACATGCAGATCGGATTCATCGGGCTGGGCGTGATGGGGGCGCCCATGGCCATGCACCTTGCCGCAGCCGGGCACGGGATCCTGACCACGCTCAACCGTTCGCCGCTGCCCGACGGGCTGGTGGCCGAGGTGCGCCCCGATGCGGCAGCGGTGGCGGCGGGGGCCGAAACCGTCATCCTGATGCTGCCCGATACGCCCGATGTGGACCGCGTGCTGCTGGGGCCGGGCGGCGTGGTCGCCGGCCTGCGGCCCGGAACGCTGGTCATCGACATGTCGACCATCAGCCCCATCGAAACCCGCCGCTTTGCGCAGGCCGTGCAGGCCGCCGGCGGCAGCTATCTGGATGCGCCGGTTTCCGGCGGGCAGGTGGGGGCACGGGCGGCCAGCCTGACCATCATGGCGGGCGGGGCGCAGGCCGATTTCGACCGCGCCCTGCCGCTGTTCCGGCTGATGGGCAAGAACATCACCCTGGTCGGAGAGGTCAACGGCGCCGGCCAGACCTGCAAGCTGGCGAACCAGATCATCGTTGCCCTGAACATCGAGGCGGTGGCCGAGGCGCGGGTCTTTGCCAGCAAGGCCGGCTGCGACCCGGCCAGGGTGCGCAGCGCGCTGATGGGGGGCTTTGCCGCCAGCCGGATCCTTGAGGTGCATGGCGAACGGATGATCTCCCGCAGCTTCGACCCCGGCTTCCGCATCCGCCTGCACCAAAAGGATCTGGCGCTGGCCCTGTCCAGCGCGCGCAGCCTTGGCGTGGCCTTGCCCAATACCGCAACGGCGCAAGAGCTGATGACCAGTTGCGCCGCCCAGGGGCTGGCGGATGCCGACCATTCCGCCCTGATCCGCGCACTGGAAGGGTTGTCCGCCTATGCGCTGTCGGGGGGCTGAGGTACCTGCCAATCCTGTTCCAGCAGCCAGCGGTGCAGCGCGGCCACATGCTTGGCCCGCAGCCGCGTCTTGGTGGTGATCAGGTAGAACCCCGGCACGGCCTCGGGCGGCATGCCGTCCAGCGCGGTGGTTCCCAGCGGGGCCACCAGCCGGCCCGAGGCGATATCCTCTTGCGCATCCAGCACGGAAATCAGCCCGACGCCCAAGCCCTGATAGGCCGCGCGCCGCATCGTCGCCGCATCGTCAAAGGTCAGGCCGCGGTCCAGTTCCGGCGCATCGACACCCAGATAGCGCAGGATATCGGGCCAAAGCCGCCGCGACCGGGCAGGTTGCAACAGGTTGAACTGCAAAAGATCTGTCGCCCTGGTCAGCCGTTCGGCCATGTCGGGGCGGCAGCAGATCACCTTGGGGTCGCGCATCAGCAGGTGGCTTTGCACATCCTTGCGCTCGCCATAGCCCCATTGCACGGCCAGGTCGATCTGGTCGCGTTCCAGATCGACCAGATCAATCATCGTGGTCAGCCCGATTTCCGCATCGGGCACCGCGGTGCGGAACTGCGCCAGCCGGGGCATCAGGTAGCGGGTGCCGAAATAGGGGCTGACGTTCAGATTGATCCGGTCCCGTTCGCGCGGGCCGGTGACACGGCGGATGCCTTCCTCGAATTCCTCGAACCCGGCGTTGATGTAATGCGACAGGGTGATGGCCTTTTCCGTCAGGCGGATGCCCCGCCCGTCGCGTTCCATCAGCACGACGCCAAGCGCCTCTTCCAGCAGGCGGATCTGCTGGCCGACGGCCTGCGGCGACACGTAAAGCTCCTCCGCCGCCTCGCGCAGCGACCGATGGCGCACCACGGCATGGAACACCCGCAGGGAATTCAGCGGCGGCAGGCGCAACCGGGATGTCATGCTTCGGGTGCCCTTCGGACCAGACTGCCCGCAGTCTAGCGGAATGGCCATGATCTGGAAAGGCAGGCTTTGCTATGTGCCCCGTTCCGGCCCGCCCACCGCCTTCAGTGCCTCGACAAAGGTCCGCGCGGGGGCCGACAGCTTGCGCCGGGTCGGCGCCAGCAGATACAGTACGCGCCACAGATCCAGATCGTGCAGCGGCACAAAGCGCAGCGCGGGATCGCCGAACAGCATCAGCGCGTTGCGCGGCAACAACGCCACGCCCAGCCCCGCCCGGATCATGCACAGCTGCGAGATGGTGGAATGCGCCTCGATCGCGCCGTTGCGCAGGGCGGCGGGCACGGCCGGACAGGTCGCCAGCAACTGCTGCGTGCCGGTGCCCGGATCCAGCACGATCACCTCGTCGGGGTCGATGTCGTGCAAACCTGCGCTTTGCTGTCGGGCCAGCGGATGCCCCGCAGGGCAGGCCAGCCCGAACGGATCGCGCAGGATCTCGGTCTGGCGCAGGTCATCGGAATGCAGGGCACGGCCCGCCACGGCCAGGTCAAGCGCGCCCTCGACCACACCGCGCGCCAGATGTTCGGCAATGTCGTCATGCACGCGCAGCCGCAACCCCGGATGCGCCTTGCGCAGCCGCGCCAGCACCGGGGCCACGGGATCGGATATGGCAGAGGGCGTGCAGCCAATGGTCAGCACCCCCGCCGCAGCATCGCCCCCGACCTGCAAGCGCAGCATGGCCCTGTCCAGCCCTTCGATCAGCGGGGCGGTTTCCTGAAGAAATGTCAGCGCCAGCGCGGTGGGCGCGGGCGGGCGCTGCGAACGGTCGAACAGCGGTCCGCCGGCCTCGGCCTCGAAATGGCGGATGGTTTCGGTCAGGGCCGATGGCACGACGCCCATGTCCTGCGCGGCGCGGGCAAAGGTGCCATGCACCCAGATGGCATGCAGCGCGCGGATGTGGCGCAGGTTTATGTTCATATTTTACGAACTCATGTTCATCAGGTTCTTATTTTACGAATTAAAGTTTCGTGGTTCAAGGGCCGCAGCCCCGGAGAGCCGCCATGACGCACCATAGCCACCGATTCGAACCTGCCACCCTGACCGCCGCCCTGCGCAGCGGCGGGTTTGCCGGTGAAATCGACACCGACCACGCCCTGCGCGCCGCCATGTCCACCGACAATTCGGTCTATACCATCACCCCCGACCTGATCGTCGCCCCGCGCGACGCGCAGGATGTGGTGCGGCTGTTGCAGGTGATGGCGCGGCCAGACTGGGCCGACGTGCCCCTGACCGCGCGCGGCGGTGGCACCGGCACCAATGGCCAAAGCCTGAACCGCGGCATCATCCTGGATCTGCGGCGCCACATGAACCGGCTGATCGCCGTCAACGTGGCCGAAGGCTGGGCCGATGTGGAACCCGGCATGGTGCTGGACGATCTGAACGAACGGTTGCGGCCGCAGGGGCTGTTCTTTGCGCCGGAAACCTCGACCTCCAGCCGCTGCACGATTGGCGGGATGGTATCCACCGATGCCTCGGGCAAGGGGTCGCGCGTCTATGGCAAGACCAGCGACAACATTCTGGCGCTGGAACTGGCAACCGCCGATGGCCTGCTGGCCAGCGATGCGCCCGCCCCGGATTGGGCAGCCGGCATCCTGGCACGGGCCGAGGCGGCGGCACGCGCGGGGCGCGCGGCGTTCATTGCCAATACACCGCGCCTGAACCGCCGCTTTACCGGCTACGATCTGGAACGCGCCTGCCGGGTTGACGGCGGGTTCGACTGGTGGCGCCTGTTCCTGGGGGCCGAAGGCACGCTGGGCCCGCTGACCCGGATCCGGGTGAAACTGCGCCGGATCGAGGCGGAAAAGCGCCTGCTGGTGGTGGGGTTCGACAGTTTCCGCAACGCCCTTGCCTCGGCCCGGCCCCTGCTGGCGGTCGAACCGACCGCGGTCGAGGTGATGGACGAAACCGTGCAGCAGATCGCGGCCAAAGCCGGCCTGCTGGACAATCTGCCCCCTGCCCTGCAATCGCCCGATGGTCGGCCACTGGCCTATACCTTCATCGAATTCAACGGCGACGATGTCGAAACGCTGGCCGCGCGCCTGCACGCCTGCCGGCAGGTGCTGGCCGGCCTGACCGGCGCCGCCGCCATTCACGAAGCGCGAGACCTGGCCGAGATCCGGGCGCTATGGGCGATCCGGTCGGCCGGGGTGGGCCTGCTGGGCAAGGTCGATGGCCCGGCCCGGCCGGTCGCCTTTGTCGAGGATTGCGTGGTGCCACCGGAAAACCTGCCGGCCTTTGTCGATGATTTTCTGGCCGTGCTGCGGGGCAATGGCCTTGGCTTTGGCATCTATGGCCATGTCGACGTGGGCTGCCTGCATATCCGACCGGCACTGAACATCGACGCGGCCGAGGACCGGGCCAAGCTGGTGGGCGTTTCGGATGCCGTCTTTGACCTGACGCGCAAGCATGGCGGGATCTTCTGGGGAGAACATGGCAAGGGGGTGCGCGGCGCCTATCTGCGCGACTGGATCGGCGATCAGGCCTATGGCGCGCTGCAAGGGGTCAAGGCCGCCTTCGATCCGGCAGGGCGCTACAACCCCGGCAAGCTGGTATCGCCCCGCGACGACATCATGGGCATTGCCACCACGCCGTTCCGTGCCTTCAACGCGCCGCAGGACGATCCGCTGACCAAGGCGTTCCGCTGCAACGGCAATGCGCAATGCCTGTCCTATGCGGCGACCACGCCGATGTGCCCGTCGTTCAAGGCCACCGCCGATCTGCGCCACAGCCCCAAGGGCCGCGCCGATGCGCTGCGCGACTGGCATGTTGCGCGGCGGGACAACCGGGTGACGCCGGCGCAAGAGGCCGACCTTATGGCGGCGCTGGATGGCTGCCTGGGCTGCAAGGCCTGTGCCAGCACCTGCCCGATCCAGGTGGACGTGCCGACGATGCGGACGGCGTTTCTGGCCGATTACCACAGCCGCCACCGCCGCCCGCTGGCCGACCGGCTGGTGCTGGCGGCCGAACGGCTCAGCCCGCTGGCGCTGCGGGTGGCGCCGGCGCTGGCGCCGGTCTGGCCGCTGGCGGCACGCCTGGGCGAATGGCTGACCGGCACCACCGACATGCCGCGCCGGCTGTCCGGCCCCCCCGCGCGTGCCTTGCGGCTGGATGCCCGGCCTGTGCCAGCCAATACCGTGGTGCTGGTGGACGACTGGTTCACCGCGCTGTTCGACCCCGACCTGCGGCGCGATGCGGTGGCGGGGCTGGGCGCGCTTGGCTATGACCCGCGGTTCCTGCCGCTGCGGTCATCAGGCAAGGCGGCGCTGAACCTGGGTGATCTGGCCGGGTTCCGCACCATGGCGCAGGCGCTGATCCGTGACTTGCAGGCGGTGGCGGACCGGGGGCTGCCGCTGGTGGGGCTGGATCCCGCGCTGGTGATGGTGCTGCGGCGGGATTACCCCAAACAGGGGCTGACCCCGCCCAAGGTGCTGCTGCCGCAAGAATTTCTGGCCGACGAACTTGCGCGGGGCAAGCCGTTCCCCCGGGCGGTCAACCCCCGAAAGCTGCGCCTGCTGTCGCATTGCACGGAAACCACCGGCCTTGCCAGCGCGCCGCAGAAATGGGCGCAGGTGTTTGCCGCGCTTGGGATGGCGGTGGAAACCCCTGCAACCGGCTGCTGCGGCATGGCGGGGCTGTTCGGCCACCAGACGCGGCATCAGGAGGTGTCGGCAAAGCTGTTCGACCTGTCCTGGCGCCAGCACATGGGGGACGACACGCCAGTTGCCGCAACCGGCTTTTCCTGCCGCTGCCAGACCGAACGCCTGGCCGGCCAGCCGGTGCGCCACCCGCTGGCCATGATTGCCAAGGCCTGTTCGCCCCGCTGAAACCTGCGCTCAGCCCGATGGCTTGCCCCGGTCGCTGTCGATCTGGATTGTGCGGTAAGCGTCGCGCGCGCGGGCAACGATGTTGTCCCCACGGGGACCACCAGCGCGGGCTGGGCAGGGTGATCTGGCGCCGTTCAGCCGGCGGATCAGGGAGCCGGCACAACCGCGGCCCGGACTGGAACGGGCCGCCCACCGGGCGGCCCTGCATCATGGGCGTGGATCGGCGGCCCACCACATGGATCAGGCCGTAATGCCGCACACGATGATCAAGGTTGCGGCAAACGCGCAAAGCGCCGCAGCAAAGCCCAGGGAAATCAGCAGCATGCCATCGGCGATCATATCGTCGTCAGACGGAATTTCTGCCAAGAATGCGCGCTGGAAATCCGGGTCGATACGTCCGTCAAGCATCTGAGCCTCCATCCGGGGGTAGGGTCTGGTTCAGCGGGAGGCCATTGCGAGGTTGGCCGCCCCTATTCACAACAAATATCTACCATGTTACTCGTATATTGTCTTTCCAAATTTTGCCCTGGAAAGCGAATGTCATTCTCCGGCA
This region includes:
- a CDS encoding hydantoinase/oxoprolinase family protein gives rise to the protein MTSAIRLGADIGGTFTDIALDCRGTMYSTKVLTNYAAPEQAILDGMDVVLDQAGVGYGDLEIVIHGTTLATNALIERRGAKTAFVTTEGFRDVIEMRTESRFDQYDLNLTLPTPLVPREDRYTVAGRIGAQGQELAPLDEAALHAIADRIAAGGYGAVAIGFIHSYLNPAHEQRARQIIAAKVGLPISISSEVSPQMREFERFNTVCANAYVRPQMASYLDRLQVRLKDKGAGCPVFMIHSGGGLVSVDTAAEFPVRLVESGPAGGAIFAADVARRFGLEKVVSYDMGGTTAKICLIEEYAPKTARTFEVARTTRFAKGSGMPISIPVIEMIEIGAGGGSIAWVDAMGRIQTGPESAASEPGPACYQRGGLRPAITDADLVLGKLDPDNFAGGAIKLSVANAEGAIDREVGRRLKLGTEAAAFGIGEVVDENMANAARVHAVENGKNISDNMMVAFGGAAPLHAARLCEKLGIDRCLIPPGAGVGSAIGFLKAPFGYESLASRIIGLSAFDPAAFNALIGDLKATAEGFVRQGTDGVIVAEIVAFMRYRGQGWEIPVPLPDRPFTAADVALIRDGFLSAYARFFGRAIDGLSGLEIEIVTISVKAADVRPAPEPATLTHGRRRVAAPQSRAVFDPSSARPLPTGIVARETLAPGDRVAGPAVVVERETSTVVTAPFDVVMQSDGSLLMLRKEIV
- a CDS encoding thiamine pyrophosphate-dependent enzyme, which codes for MQRSGGQVLVESLVALGASRAFGVPGESYLDVLDALHDTKGRLDFINCRNEGGAAFMAAAWGKLTGSPGICMVTRGPGVTNASIGVHTAMQDSAPMILFVGQVGTDMMGREAFQEIDYRAVFGTMAKWAVEIDDVDRIPEILARAWTTALTGRPGPVVIALPENMLTSQTAALPLTGAARVAEPAPDAATMAELRALLSAAARPLILMGGCNWTGAGQQALQAFAEASDIPVIAAFRYQDQFDNFSPVFAGEAGVGMPAHVRRLITQADTILAINIRFGEMTTDGYTLLQVPVPVQRLIHVHGSDREIGKIYQPTLGIQAGPNAFAAALAPVNGSWAAWRAQARAEWEAGFDLPPQPSPVDMGVVTAHLRDVLPADAVLTNGAGNFTVWPNKFYKFGPKARLLAPQSGAMGYGLPAAIAAKVADPARTVVCFAGDGDFQMNCQELATALQYGAQPIVLLLNNGIYGTIRAHQERHYPARVSGTDMVNPDFVALARAYGMHAERVARTEDFPAAFARAMASGSGAVLDLDISPEALTPRQTLSQMRAAALKAKETA
- a CDS encoding HpcH/HpaI aldolase family protein, which translates into the protein MQERRNVLKQALVAGTPAIGVWCSLANALTTEIVAGSGADWILIDGEHSPNDLRSIVAQLQVAAAFPTCEAAVRIPSDDPNLIKQMMDGGARSLMVPNVRTADQARAIVAAMSYAPAGIRGFSMGHRANAFGRIRNYHATARDQQLLAVQIECETGVANAAAIAAVPGVDALFVGPGDLSANMGAMGNPGAAPVQAAIAQVLKAAQDHGKAAGILAPQQADADRYLAAGFTMVAVGSDLGLLARGSDDLVARFRNR
- a CDS encoding 2-hydroxy-3-oxopropionate reductase yields the protein MQIGFIGLGVMGAPMAMHLAAAGHGILTTLNRSPLPDGLVAEVRPDAAAVAAGAETVILMLPDTPDVDRVLLGPGGVVAGLRPGTLVIDMSTISPIETRRFAQAVQAAGGSYLDAPVSGGQVGARAASLTIMAGGAQADFDRALPLFRLMGKNITLVGEVNGAGQTCKLANQIIVALNIEAVAEARVFASKAGCDPARVRSALMGGFAASRILEVHGERMISRSFDPGFRIRLHQKDLALALSSARSLGVALPNTATAQELMTSCAAQGLADADHSALIRALEGLSAYALSGG
- a CDS encoding LysR substrate-binding domain-containing protein gives rise to the protein MTSRLRLPPLNSLRVFHAVVRHRSLREAAEELYVSPQAVGQQIRLLEEALGVVLMERDGRGIRLTEKAITLSHYINAGFEEFEEGIRRVTGPRERDRINLNVSPYFGTRYLMPRLAQFRTAVPDAEIGLTTMIDLVDLERDQIDLAVQWGYGERKDVQSHLLMRDPKVICCRPDMAERLTRATDLLQFNLLQPARSRRLWPDILRYLGVDAPELDRGLTFDDAATMRRAAYQGLGVGLISVLDAQEDIASGRLVAPLGTTALDGMPPEAVPGFYLITTKTRLRAKHVAALHRWLLEQDWQVPQPPDSA
- a CDS encoding LysR family transcriptional regulator, with amino-acid sequence MNINLRHIRALHAIWVHGTFARAAQDMGVVPSALTETIRHFEAEAGGPLFDRSQRPPAPTALALTFLQETAPLIEGLDRAMLRLQVGGDAAAGVLTIGCTPSAISDPVAPVLARLRKAHPGLRLRVHDDIAEHLARGVVEGALDLAVAGRALHSDDLRQTEILRDPFGLACPAGHPLARQQSAGLHDIDPDEVIVLDPGTGTQQLLATCPAVPAALRNGAIEAHSTISQLCMIRAGLGVALLPRNALMLFGDPALRFVPLHDLDLWRVLYLLAPTRRKLSAPARTFVEALKAVGGPERGT
- a CDS encoding FAD-binding and (Fe-S)-binding domain-containing protein, which codes for MTHHSHRFEPATLTAALRSGGFAGEIDTDHALRAAMSTDNSVYTITPDLIVAPRDAQDVVRLLQVMARPDWADVPLTARGGGTGTNGQSLNRGIILDLRRHMNRLIAVNVAEGWADVEPGMVLDDLNERLRPQGLFFAPETSTSSRCTIGGMVSTDASGKGSRVYGKTSDNILALELATADGLLASDAPAPDWAAGILARAEAAARAGRAAFIANTPRLNRRFTGYDLERACRVDGGFDWWRLFLGAEGTLGPLTRIRVKLRRIEAEKRLLVVGFDSFRNALASARPLLAVEPTAVEVMDETVQQIAAKAGLLDNLPPALQSPDGRPLAYTFIEFNGDDVETLAARLHACRQVLAGLTGAAAIHEARDLAEIRALWAIRSAGVGLLGKVDGPARPVAFVEDCVVPPENLPAFVDDFLAVLRGNGLGFGIYGHVDVGCLHIRPALNIDAAEDRAKLVGVSDAVFDLTRKHGGIFWGEHGKGVRGAYLRDWIGDQAYGALQGVKAAFDPAGRYNPGKLVSPRDDIMGIATTPFRAFNAPQDDPLTKAFRCNGNAQCLSYAATTPMCPSFKATADLRHSPKGRADALRDWHVARRDNRVTPAQEADLMAALDGCLGCKACASTCPIQVDVPTMRTAFLADYHSRHRRPLADRLVLAAERLSPLALRVAPALAPVWPLAARLGEWLTGTTDMPRRLSGPPARALRLDARPVPANTVVLVDDWFTALFDPDLRRDAVAGLGALGYDPRFLPLRSSGKAALNLGDLAGFRTMAQALIRDLQAVADRGLPLVGLDPALVMVLRRDYPKQGLTPPKVLLPQEFLADELARGKPFPRAVNPRKLRLLSHCTETTGLASAPQKWAQVFAALGMAVETPATGCCGMAGLFGHQTRHQEVSAKLFDLSWRQHMGDDTPVAATGFSCRCQTERLAGQPVRHPLAMIAKACSPR